The Hymenobacter baengnokdamensis genome includes a region encoding these proteins:
- a CDS encoding glycosyltransferase family 2 protein — MPTLPRIGVLIPAHNEARSIGLVLGEIPAGLVQEVVVVDNASTDNTAAAAHAAGATVIAEPRPGYGRACLAGLAYYAAQPAGRTPEIIVFLDGDHSDFPEEMPALLAPILNGAAEMVIGSRALGQRERGALLPQQRFGNWLASRLLRLRYGGTHTDLGPFRAIQAEALVRLGMVDTNYGWTVEMQVKAARLGLRVAEVPVRYRRRIGVSKVSGTVRGTLGAGYKILWTIFKYW, encoded by the coding sequence TTGCCTACTCTCCCGCGCATTGGTGTGCTCATTCCGGCCCACAACGAGGCCCGCTCCATCGGGCTGGTGCTGGGCGAAATTCCGGCTGGCCTAGTGCAGGAAGTGGTGGTGGTTGACAATGCCTCAACCGATAACACCGCCGCCGCCGCCCACGCTGCCGGGGCGACGGTCATAGCGGAACCCCGTCCCGGCTACGGCCGGGCCTGCCTAGCCGGGCTAGCCTACTACGCGGCCCAGCCGGCCGGGCGCACGCCCGAAATCATCGTGTTTCTTGACGGCGACCATTCCGATTTCCCCGAGGAAATGCCCGCCCTGCTAGCCCCGATTTTAAACGGAGCGGCGGAAATGGTGATTGGCTCGCGGGCGCTGGGCCAGCGCGAGCGCGGCGCCCTGCTGCCGCAGCAGCGTTTCGGCAATTGGTTGGCGTCGCGCTTGTTGCGCCTGCGCTACGGCGGCACCCACACCGACCTAGGACCCTTCCGTGCCATCCAGGCCGAGGCATTGGTCCGCCTAGGTATGGTTGACACTAACTACGGCTGGACGGTGGAAATGCAGGTTAAGGCCGCGCGCTTGGGTTTGCGCGTAGCCGAGGTGCCTGTGCGCTACCGCCGCCGCATTGGCGTAAGTAAGGTATCCGGCACGGTGCGCGGCACGCTCGGGGCGGGCTACAAAATCCTGTGGACCATTTTTAAGTACTGGTAA
- a CDS encoding TIR domain-containing protein, which translates to MDRTKLLALREKVEAISLPKVSTAMQGYHSGPSHDEAAQKALAAAATTATGLLNKAKLARGAAHQKKLVALADQLKATSSNGFGGPVRLPLAALSTARASLLRILKAVDAESRKVFIVHGRDEAMRKEAQATLNRFGIEGIVLHEEINEGQTIIEKFDREARACGYAVVLFSPDDMGGLRVGKTAPKLSPRARQNVVLELGYFVALLGRKNVFVLVAGSGLEQPSDFHGVVYESYDKAGGWKRRLANELSAQGFYIDPAVLKKV; encoded by the coding sequence ATGGACCGTACAAAACTGCTTGCCCTGCGCGAAAAAGTGGAGGCCATTTCACTGCCCAAGGTGTCTACTGCCATGCAGGGCTACCACTCAGGCCCTAGCCACGATGAGGCCGCCCAAAAGGCCCTGGCTGCGGCGGCCACCACCGCTACTGGCCTGCTCAACAAAGCCAAGCTAGCGCGTGGGGCGGCCCACCAGAAGAAGCTCGTCGCCCTAGCCGACCAGCTCAAGGCTACCAGCAGTAACGGCTTCGGTGGCCCCGTCCGGCTACCCCTAGCCGCGCTAAGCACTGCCCGCGCCAGCCTCTTGCGTATTCTAAAAGCTGTCGATGCCGAAAGCCGCAAGGTGTTTATCGTGCACGGCCGCGACGAAGCCATGCGCAAGGAGGCCCAGGCCACCCTCAACCGCTTCGGCATCGAGGGTATTGTGTTGCACGAAGAAATCAATGAGGGCCAAACCATCATCGAAAAATTTGACCGTGAAGCTCGCGCGTGTGGCTATGCCGTCGTCCTATTCAGTCCCGATGACATGGGTGGCCTTCGGGTCGGCAAAACTGCCCCGAAACTCTCGCCCCGCGCCCGCCAAAATGTGGTGCTTGAGCTCGGATACTTCGTGGCGCTACTCGGCCGCAAAAACGTGTTCGTGCTGGTAGCTGGCTCTGGCTTGGAGCAGCCCAGCGACTTCCACGGCGTCGTTTATGAGTCCTACGACAAGGCCGGTGGCTGGAAGCGCCGCCTTGCCAATGAGCTATCTGCCCAGGGCTTCTACATCGACCCGGCGGTGCTTAAAAAAGTATAG
- a CDS encoding arsenate reductase ArsC — protein MSNPKNVLVLCTGNSCRSQLLHGYLQQLLGNHATVYSAGVEVHGVNPKAIQVMREDGVDISQHTSNHVDEYAAVPFDYVLTVCDHANEVCPVFPSSAKKLHHNFPDPAKATGSPEEVMRQFRTVRDQVKAYAYDFVRATGLASVS, from the coding sequence ATGTCTAACCCGAAAAACGTGCTGGTGCTCTGCACCGGCAACTCCTGCCGTAGCCAATTACTGCACGGCTACCTTCAGCAACTACTGGGCAACCATGCAACCGTCTACAGCGCCGGCGTGGAAGTGCATGGTGTCAATCCGAAAGCCATTCAGGTGATGCGCGAAGATGGTGTGGATATTAGCCAGCACACGAGCAATCACGTGGACGAGTATGCCGCAGTGCCGTTCGACTACGTGCTGACCGTGTGCGACCACGCAAATGAGGTGTGCCCGGTATTTCCCTCGTCGGCGAAAAAACTGCATCATAACTTTCCAGACCCAGCCAAGGCCACGGGCAGTCCGGAAGAGGTTATGCGGCAATTCCGCACCGTGCGCGACCAAGTGAAAGCCTATGCCTACGACTTCGTGCGGGCAACTGGCCTGGCCTCCGTTAGCTGA
- a CDS encoding TerB family tellurite resistance protein, translating into METQLLQNYSEPEKTAYLSAIASLATADRQATSTQIEFLQHLTQQAGLSAGSAQQVLQAAQDPNNQTVQQSLDQLKSSDLRYSLVTDLISFARVDGTYSPGEEEMVGKMAAYLGVNPDQKQALENVVDQAASVPHDPQDPSKQGFLSGLGDKLSSVGIPKNALMAGLLGVVAPMVISRVIGGGGTSQGQPSGTLGGLLGGAMGNLGGQGSLGGMLGGLLGGGMLGGLFGGGNSQASQYPQQGSMGGGLGSIMSVLGGLGGQPNSQPASAGGGGIMGSGLGGLLGGLFGR; encoded by the coding sequence ATGGAAACGCAGCTGCTGCAAAACTATTCGGAGCCTGAAAAAACGGCTTACCTCTCGGCTATTGCTTCGCTGGCTACGGCCGACCGCCAGGCCACTTCTACCCAGATAGAGTTTTTGCAGCATCTGACCCAGCAGGCCGGCTTATCGGCCGGCTCGGCTCAGCAGGTGCTTCAGGCCGCACAAGACCCCAATAACCAGACGGTGCAGCAGAGCCTCGACCAGCTTAAGAGCAGCGACCTGCGCTACTCTCTCGTAACCGACCTCATCAGCTTTGCCCGCGTCGATGGCACCTACTCGCCCGGTGAAGAAGAGATGGTGGGCAAAATGGCGGCTTATCTGGGCGTAAACCCCGACCAGAAGCAGGCCCTCGAAAACGTAGTAGACCAGGCCGCCAGCGTGCCGCACGACCCCCAGGACCCCAGCAAGCAGGGCTTCCTAAGCGGCCTCGGCGACAAGCTGAGCAGCGTAGGCATTCCCAAAAATGCGCTGATGGCTGGCCTGCTCGGCGTGGTGGCCCCTATGGTCATTTCGCGGGTAATTGGCGGCGGGGGCACCAGCCAGGGCCAGCCGAGCGGCACCCTGGGCGGCCTGCTGGGCGGCGCAATGGGCAACCTGGGGGGCCAAGGCTCGCTGGGCGGCATGTTGGGCGGCCTGCTCGGCGGCGGGATGCTGGGCGGCCTGTTTGGCGGCGGCAACAGCCAGGCCAGCCAATACCCGCAGCAGGGTTCGATGGGCGGCGGCCTCGGCTCCATTATGTCGGTGCTGGGCGGCCTGGGCGGGCAGCCCAACTCGCAGCCCGCCAGCGCGGGTGGCGGCGGCATCATGGGTAGTGGCCTCGGTGGGCTGCTCGGCGGCCTGTTTGGCCGCTAA
- the drt2 gene encoding antiviral reverse transcriptase Drt2 produces the protein MADDALFVRWEKQLLHRQRNQALYSPKVEPSSSGKQYLHFDFAISKDELDEWKPFLLDPEHVRKRAFYPFLKMVKLRKRYKKGDDGVRRPAPPKPREICYASHHDALFYSWYGFQLEDLLETRLQEAGLDECVLAYRGSKGRNNLHFAKEVFDYVAAQPCCVALAFDVTKFFDTLNHRILKDAWLDLLIKPELPRDHYTIFKAMTRFRFIQVDQLKAVLGEEFKRCKKRKRLVYPKQFRKQLLPLQETNDAKKGIPQGAPLSAVLSNLYMMQADMVLQKFAKANHGIYRRYCDDLLLVLPIGTEHTAEALVRAELTKLDLELNEGKTERRFFTTTFAGELECRDEKCDFLPLQYLGLEYCGKDIRIRASSLARYHQRMRRGVRKAVRKAKGPGGKNGGKVYKRKLYERFTHLGESNFITYAQGAYKVTKSEALKRQCSGSVERVHQVIQEEEARHRTRRSSGVLGGAGHRRVGFN, from the coding sequence ATGGCAGATGATGCACTCTTTGTACGGTGGGAAAAGCAACTCCTTCACCGGCAGCGAAATCAAGCATTATACTCTCCCAAAGTAGAGCCATCCTCTTCGGGTAAGCAATACCTGCACTTTGACTTTGCTATTTCCAAAGATGAACTAGACGAATGGAAACCCTTCCTGCTCGACCCAGAGCATGTGAGGAAACGAGCGTTCTACCCATTTTTGAAGATGGTGAAGTTGCGTAAACGGTATAAAAAAGGCGATGATGGGGTGCGTCGTCCAGCGCCGCCGAAACCACGCGAGATTTGCTATGCATCTCACCACGATGCACTTTTCTATTCTTGGTATGGGTTTCAGTTAGAAGACTTACTAGAAACTCGATTGCAGGAAGCAGGACTGGATGAATGTGTATTAGCCTATCGCGGGAGCAAGGGCCGTAATAATCTGCACTTTGCCAAAGAGGTATTCGACTATGTTGCAGCGCAGCCTTGCTGTGTTGCCCTTGCGTTCGATGTGACTAAGTTTTTTGATACACTCAACCATCGTATTCTGAAAGATGCTTGGCTGGATTTGCTGATAAAGCCAGAGCTTCCTCGTGACCATTACACCATTTTCAAGGCCATGACGCGCTTTCGGTTCATCCAAGTGGACCAACTAAAGGCAGTGCTGGGGGAAGAGTTCAAACGTTGTAAGAAGAGAAAGCGTCTAGTGTACCCAAAGCAGTTTCGTAAGCAGTTGCTGCCTCTGCAAGAAACCAACGACGCTAAAAAAGGCATCCCTCAAGGCGCACCGCTAAGTGCAGTGCTCTCCAATCTCTACATGATGCAGGCCGATATGGTGCTGCAAAAGTTCGCCAAGGCCAATCACGGTATTTATAGACGCTACTGCGATGACCTGCTGTTGGTTTTGCCTATCGGCACTGAGCACACAGCCGAGGCGCTGGTGCGGGCAGAATTGACCAAACTAGACTTAGAACTAAACGAAGGAAAAACAGAACGGCGCTTTTTCACCACGACCTTCGCAGGTGAACTAGAGTGCCGAGATGAAAAATGTGACTTCCTTCCATTACAGTACCTAGGGCTAGAGTACTGTGGAAAAGACATTCGGATACGAGCCTCAAGTTTAGCTCGTTATCACCAGCGTATGCGACGTGGAGTTCGAAAGGCTGTCAGGAAAGCAAAAGGACCCGGCGGAAAAAATGGAGGCAAGGTCTATAAGCGTAAGCTCTATGAGCGTTTCACACACCTAGGCGAATCCAACTTCATTACTTATGCACAAGGAGCCTACAAAGTGACGAAGTCCGAAGCATTGAAGCGGCAATGTAGTGGGAGTGTTGAGCGGGTACATCAGGTAATCCAAGAAGAAGAAGCAAGGCACCGTACCCGCCGAAGTAGCGGCGTTCTTGGAGGTGCTGGTCACCGACGTGTAGGATTTAATTAA
- a CDS encoding TIGR04255 family protein: MLETFVEVHFETHLPAEVAFGSFYQALTQRYTYVPGQAQTLAVPNAHESLQLRTQRESMFLGEETVLRIRDGHISFNSVDGQYLGWERYSQVIQWVLTQLYGTGQIKHFTQVGVRYINGLPWRPFNEQLRVQLLSLPGQPEPERTHIQTSLRAPDGLLVNLTVTDQQPVFNQRERQTLFDVDVVWQTHTPTTGLATLIKQLEHVHLREKEVFFGLLNEDFLATLDPEYE, from the coding sequence TTGCTGGAAACATTCGTGGAAGTGCACTTCGAAACGCACTTACCAGCCGAAGTAGCATTTGGGTCTTTTTATCAAGCCTTAACCCAACGCTATACTTATGTACCTGGTCAGGCGCAAACGTTAGCTGTCCCAAATGCACACGAGTCATTGCAACTACGCACCCAGCGAGAGTCCATGTTTTTGGGGGAAGAAACGGTTCTTCGCATCCGTGATGGACATATTTCCTTTAATAGTGTTGATGGGCAGTACTTAGGGTGGGAGCGCTACAGCCAAGTGATTCAATGGGTGCTGACACAACTCTATGGAACCGGCCAGATAAAGCATTTCACGCAGGTGGGAGTTCGCTACATCAACGGGTTGCCTTGGCGGCCATTTAATGAACAGCTACGAGTTCAGCTTTTAAGCTTACCTGGACAACCTGAACCGGAACGAACGCACATCCAAACCAGCTTGCGTGCACCGGATGGCTTGCTGGTGAACCTGACCGTAACTGACCAGCAACCAGTTTTTAATCAGCGCGAGCGGCAGACCCTATTTGATGTTGATGTAGTATGGCAGACGCACACGCCGACAACTGGCTTAGCAACACTGATTAAGCAGTTAGAGCATGTACACTTGCGGGAAAAAGAGGTTTTCTTCGGCTTGCTCAACGAAGACTTTTTAGCGACGTTAGACCCGGAATACGAATAA
- a CDS encoding DUF6428 family protein: MKIAEMKRALPELDAINFRLPDGTYLPAHFHVTEVGLVSKHFIDCGGVERRETGANFQLWEAGDYDHRLAPQKFLHILQLSEKILGSEDLDIEVEYQQATIGKFGLAFDGTDFVLTPKQTACLAQDACGIPAGQFALPQLQLAGSGCTPGGGCC, from the coding sequence ATGAAAATTGCAGAAATGAAAAGGGCGTTGCCTGAGTTAGACGCCATTAACTTTCGCCTGCCCGACGGCACCTACCTGCCAGCCCACTTCCACGTTACGGAAGTAGGTTTGGTGAGCAAGCACTTTATCGACTGTGGGGGCGTGGAACGCCGGGAGACGGGGGCTAATTTCCAGCTTTGGGAGGCTGGGGACTACGACCACCGCCTAGCCCCGCAGAAATTTCTGCACATCTTACAACTATCGGAGAAAATTCTTGGCAGCGAAGACCTTGACATTGAAGTAGAGTACCAACAAGCTACCATCGGTAAGTTTGGTCTAGCTTTCGACGGTACCGATTTCGTGCTCACTCCCAAACAAACGGCCTGCTTAGCTCAGGACGCCTGCGGTATTCCGGCCGGCCAGTTTGCGCTGCCCCAGCTGCAACTTGCGGGCTCCGGCTGCACGCCTGGCGGCGGGTGTTGCTAA
- a CDS encoding TIGR04283 family arsenosugar biosynthesis glycosyltransferase: protein MFFPLALTGTSVSPGYPSITKLTVSIIIPTYNEAAAITALLGYLGPAMAGEPALEVLVVDGGSTDATVLLARQAGATVLASPYKGRAAQLNYGAQQARGEVLYFLHADSYPPPGFLTDVRRTVEQGYEAGCYQLAFDHPHWFLRFSAWCTRLPWTAVRFGDQSLFVRRELFERVGGYRENLQLMEDQEIVGRLRAHARFRVLPRAVTTSARKYLANGVFRLQGIFTLLVVLYYLGVSQHRLVQLYRRLIRQGKL, encoded by the coding sequence ATGTTTTTTCCCTTGGCGCTAACCGGAACTAGCGTAAGCCCTGGCTACCCCTCAATTACCAAGCTAACGGTCAGCATCATCATTCCGACTTACAATGAGGCAGCCGCTATTACTGCCCTATTAGGCTACCTTGGCCCAGCGATGGCTGGCGAGCCGGCGCTGGAAGTTTTGGTTGTGGATGGGGGAAGCACCGACGCAACCGTGCTACTGGCTCGGCAGGCCGGGGCTACCGTGCTCGCTAGCCCCTACAAGGGCCGCGCCGCCCAGCTCAACTATGGTGCGCAGCAGGCACGGGGCGAGGTGCTATATTTTCTACATGCCGACTCCTACCCACCGCCCGGCTTTTTGACCGATGTGCGGCGGACTGTAGAGCAGGGTTATGAGGCGGGCTGCTACCAGCTGGCTTTCGACCATCCGCACTGGTTTTTGCGGTTCAGTGCCTGGTGCACCCGGCTGCCCTGGACGGCCGTGCGCTTCGGCGACCAAAGTCTGTTTGTGCGCCGCGAGTTATTCGAGCGCGTTGGGGGTTACCGCGAAAACTTGCAGCTAATGGAAGACCAGGAAATCGTGGGCCGCCTGCGCGCCCACGCCCGGTTCCGGGTGCTGCCCCGCGCCGTGACTACCTCGGCGCGTAAGTACCTAGCCAATGGCGTTTTTCGGCTGCAAGGCATCTTCACGCTCCTCGTGGTGCTCTACTATTTAGGCGTATCGCAACACCGCCTGGTGCAATTGTACCGGCGACTCATCCGACAGGGCAAGCTCTAA
- a CDS encoding TIGR04282 family arsenosugar biosynthesis glycosyltransferase — translation MPPAALPAPHLLVFAREPVLGRVKTRLAAGIGAEAALAVYRELLALTAEAVAAAQVPATVWLAEAPAEGNPTQPRPEWPGLPWRVQPATESLGARMAQAFSEAFAAGAGRVIIIGTDCPGLSAELLRQAFDELLNYELVVGPADDGGYYLLGMNKLEAALFANKNWSTATVLSDTLADAARLGLRVAQLPTLHDVDSAQDLATWREHQAASGGQ, via the coding sequence ATGCCGCCTGCTGCCCTGCCTGCTCCTCACCTGTTAGTCTTCGCCCGGGAGCCGGTGCTGGGGCGCGTTAAAACCCGCTTGGCGGCGGGTATCGGGGCTGAGGCAGCACTCGCCGTCTACCGCGAATTGCTAGCCCTGACAGCGGAGGCTGTGGCAGCCGCCCAAGTGCCCGCCACGGTCTGGCTGGCCGAAGCGCCAGCCGAAGGCAACCCAACTCAGCCCAGACCTGAATGGCCCGGCCTGCCCTGGCGGGTGCAACCTGCCACTGAATCGCTCGGTGCGCGCATGGCGCAGGCCTTCAGCGAGGCCTTTGCGGCGGGCGCGGGCCGGGTAATTATTATTGGCACCGACTGCCCTGGCCTGAGCGCGGAGTTGCTGCGGCAAGCCTTTGATGAGCTGCTGAACTACGAGTTGGTAGTAGGGCCGGCCGACGATGGCGGTTACTACTTGCTCGGCATGAATAAGCTGGAAGCAGCACTATTCGCCAATAAAAACTGGAGCACCGCTACCGTGCTATCCGATACCCTAGCCGACGCCGCTCGCCTGGGTTTGCGCGTGGCCCAGCTGCCTACCCTGCACGACGTAGATTCGGCCCAGGACCTGGCTACTTGGCGCGAGCATCAGGCGGCAAGTGGCGGGCAGTAG
- a CDS encoding sterol desaturase family protein — MPLFPVSHPLLKRFDQWAAPTLALVGLGLLLLETRYSLRRRTRPRLERWRRNTLLAGPSLPAARLTLLPAMVGLAQLAAPRYPARQLARLPAPLRLVLEVLVLDYLGYSWHRLLHSPLLWRLHRVHHNDLDMDITTAWRFHFGEMLASIPYRAGLPALLGIRPATVLAYEAVFEAGTAFHHSNWRLPLAVERQLVRLVVTPRAHGIHHSVVHRESQSNFGVVLTLWDRLHQTLRLNVPQQALTIGVPAYPDPAGQTVAQLLTLPLAPLELWARPDGKVPERPTLPGPLVELSY; from the coding sequence ATGCCGCTTTTCCCGGTTTCGCACCCCCTCCTCAAGCGTTTCGACCAGTGGGCCGCGCCGACCCTAGCCCTCGTGGGCTTGGGGCTACTACTGCTCGAAACCCGCTACTCGCTGCGGCGGCGCACGCGCCCCCGCCTGGAGCGTTGGCGACGCAATACCCTGTTAGCTGGCCCCTCGCTACCCGCTGCTCGCCTCACGCTGTTGCCCGCGATGGTGGGCCTGGCGCAACTGGCGGCCCCGCGCTACCCCGCCCGGCAATTGGCTCGCTTGCCAGCCCCCTTACGCCTGGTCCTGGAAGTACTGGTGCTTGACTACTTAGGCTACAGTTGGCACCGGCTATTGCACTCACCGCTACTGTGGCGATTGCACCGCGTGCATCACAATGACCTCGACATGGACATTACTACGGCTTGGCGCTTCCATTTTGGCGAGATGCTGGCCAGCATCCCTTACCGGGCAGGGTTACCGGCGCTGTTGGGCATCCGACCGGCCACGGTGCTGGCCTACGAGGCGGTATTTGAGGCCGGCACGGCTTTTCATCATAGCAACTGGCGGCTGCCGCTGGCCGTGGAGCGCCAGCTGGTCCGGCTGGTCGTGACCCCACGCGCCCACGGCATCCACCACTCGGTGGTGCACCGCGAATCGCAAAGCAATTTTGGCGTTGTGCTCACCCTGTGGGACCGCCTACACCAGACCTTACGCTTGAATGTGCCACAGCAGGCCCTTACCATCGGCGTGCCCGCTTATCCCGACCCGGCCGGCCAGACCGTAGCCCAACTCCTAACGTTGCCCTTAGCCCCCCTGGAGCTCTGGGCTCGCCCCGATGGTAAGGTACCCGAGCGGCCCACCCTACCCGGGCCGTTGGTGGAGCTGAGCTACTAG
- a CDS encoding GNAT family N-acetyltransferase, giving the protein MTIQPLSAAHWPAVRAIYEQGIATGNATFETQAPGWDAWDRAHLPHSRLVAVDDTDTVQGWAALSPVSSRCVYGGVAEVSIYIAAGARGQGVGRQLLQNLIAESEAQGIWTLQAGTFEENTASIGLHTRAGFRIIGHRERIGQHHGVWRNTVQMERRSATVGAM; this is encoded by the coding sequence ATGACCATTCAGCCCCTGTCTGCGGCACATTGGCCCGCCGTGCGCGCCATCTACGAGCAAGGTATTGCTACCGGCAATGCCACGTTTGAAACTCAGGCACCCGGATGGGATGCCTGGGACCGGGCGCACCTACCCCACAGCCGCCTGGTGGCCGTCGATGATACTGATACCGTGCAGGGCTGGGCGGCCCTCTCACCAGTATCGAGTCGCTGCGTGTACGGCGGCGTAGCCGAAGTCAGTATTTACATCGCTGCTGGAGCCCGCGGCCAGGGCGTGGGCCGTCAGTTGCTGCAAAACCTCATTGCGGAGTCAGAAGCCCAAGGCATCTGGACACTACAGGCCGGAACCTTCGAAGAAAATACGGCTAGCATTGGCCTTCACACGCGGGCGGGCTTCCGCATAATTGGTCACCGCGAACGCATTGGTCAGCACCACGGAGTATGGCGTAACACGGTGCAAATGGAGCGGCGTAGTGCCACCGTCGGAGCCATGTAG
- a CDS encoding type IIL restriction-modification enzyme MmeI, with protein sequence MAEPQRRDLLAVAGTQLKGAGVLDYVAAWYLKGAQMVQQFRTLRVAFVSTNSVTQGEQVGLLWGEILTRYRCHIQFAHRTFRWSNEARGNAAVYCIIVGYGADKLPSPRLFDYPTPRSAPQEIPAKSINAYLVDGPEVVVVKRSKPLSNVPPMIFGSMPNDGGHFILSEEEKETIVAAEPEAAQFIRRYTGGDDFINNKVRYCLWLESASPSQLQKMPQVMARVKQVQQVRLASTRGTTKALAAFPTLFGEVRQPKSEYLLVPRVSSERRKYIPIGFMPAEIVGNDQIMLVPNATPYLFGILTSEMHMAWVKQVCGRLKSDFRYSGTLVYNNYPFPSAPTEAQRQAVAVAAEAVLAARAAFPTESLAALYDPSTMPPALARAHQALDRAVDRCYRPQPFSTELARLEFLFGLYQQLSAPVLGTTPKKARASRS encoded by the coding sequence ATGGCCGAGCCGCAACGGCGCGACCTGCTAGCCGTGGCAGGGACGCAGCTCAAAGGAGCCGGCGTGCTCGATTATGTAGCGGCCTGGTACTTGAAGGGCGCGCAAATGGTTCAGCAATTTCGTACGCTTAGGGTAGCCTTCGTGAGCACTAATTCTGTGACGCAGGGTGAACAGGTAGGTCTGCTCTGGGGCGAGATTCTAACACGCTACCGCTGCCACATTCAGTTTGCCCACCGCACCTTCCGATGGAGCAACGAGGCGCGGGGCAATGCCGCCGTGTATTGTATCATCGTGGGTTACGGGGCCGACAAGCTGCCTAGCCCGCGCCTGTTTGACTATCCCACCCCGCGCAGCGCCCCGCAGGAAATCCCGGCTAAAAGTATCAATGCCTATTTGGTGGATGGGCCGGAGGTAGTAGTGGTGAAAAGAAGCAAGCCGTTAAGTAATGTGCCGCCCATGATTTTTGGTTCAATGCCAAATGATGGCGGGCATTTCATATTGTCTGAAGAAGAAAAAGAAACTATTGTTGCGGCAGAGCCAGAAGCCGCGCAATTCATAAGGCGTTACACGGGAGGCGACGACTTTATTAATAATAAGGTGCGGTATTGCCTCTGGCTGGAGAGCGCATCGCCTTCCCAGTTACAAAAGATGCCTCAGGTTATGGCGCGGGTGAAGCAAGTGCAGCAAGTGCGCCTAGCCAGTACCAGAGGCACCACTAAAGCCCTTGCAGCATTTCCCACATTATTCGGCGAAGTCCGACAGCCTAAGAGCGAATACCTATTAGTCCCGCGAGTTTCTTCTGAACGACGGAAATACATTCCTATCGGCTTCATGCCCGCCGAGATAGTGGGCAACGACCAAATTATGTTGGTCCCCAACGCCACACCGTACCTATTCGGCATCCTCACTTCGGAAATGCACATGGCTTGGGTAAAGCAGGTTTGCGGCCGATTGAAGTCCGACTTCCGCTACTCCGGCACTCTCGTCTACAACAACTACCCCTTCCCGTCCGCGCCCACCGAGGCTCAACGCCAAGCTGTCGCCGTCGCCGCCGAAGCTGTGCTAGCCGCCCGCGCCGCCTTCCCCACCGAAAGCCTAGCTGCCCTCTACGACCCTAGCACCATGCCACCCGCGCTAGCCCGCGCCCACCAGGCCCTCGACCGCGCCGTAGACCGCTGCTATCGCCCGCAGCCGTTCAGCACCGAGTTGGCCCGCCTCGAATTTCTCTTCGGCCTCTACCAGCAGCTCAGCGCCCCCGTGCTAGGCACCACCCCCAAAAAGGCTCGGGCCAGCCGCTCCTAA
- a CDS encoding ArsR/SmtB family transcription factor, whose product MPYVYVIIIPLVVTYSKTAAFTAEQQQLARVAKALAHPARIAIIQFLASKTTCISGDIAAELPLARTTVTQHLQELKAVDLIRGEIEGVTVCYCLNTELLHRVQQQFSAFFIEATSGGPDTTCVC is encoded by the coding sequence ATGCCGTATGTTTACGTCATAATCATTCCGCTCGTCGTGACCTACTCCAAAACTGCTGCCTTTACCGCTGAGCAACAGCAGCTAGCCAGGGTGGCAAAAGCATTAGCTCACCCCGCTCGCATAGCCATTATTCAGTTTTTGGCCAGCAAGACCACTTGCATCTCGGGTGACATCGCGGCGGAGCTGCCCCTCGCGCGCACCACCGTCACTCAGCATTTACAAGAATTGAAAGCTGTAGACCTGATTCGCGGCGAAATCGAGGGAGTAACCGTCTGCTACTGTTTAAATACCGAACTATTACACCGTGTTCAGCAGCAGTTTTCGGCCTTTTTCATTGAGGCCACTAGCGGCGGTCCGGACACCACTTGCGTGTGCTAA